The Mauremys reevesii isolate NIE-2019 linkage group 7, ASM1616193v1, whole genome shotgun sequence genome includes the window AGAACCTGCTCAACGGCGACCACCACAAGGCGCCTCCCAAGCAGCCCCGAGCGCTCTTCGCCCCGGCCGCCAAGGGGGCTCTGGATGGAGCCGGCTTTGCCCTCTCCCAGGTGGGCGATCTCGCCTTCCCCCGCTTTGAGATCCCGGCGCAGAGGTTTGCCCTGCAAGCGCACTACTTAGAGCGGTCCCCAGCCTCCTGGTGGTACCCGTACGCCTTGACCGCCGCGGGAGGCCATCTGCCCAGGCCAGAAGGTACTGAGTGAATCggtgtgtccgtctgtctgtctgtctcactcCGCTAGCACGGGTCAGAGATGCCCCGCTGGGTTTCTcctctcctggggcaggagcgAGGGCTCGCTCTCCCCACGCGGTTCCCCCTGAGAACAGGAGGATTTAGTAACTGCTTTCACGGCAGCGTTAAGTGGCCCCCAGCAGGCTCCTTTCTGGGGGGAGGTGAAAGTGCCAGTAAGGCCCCGTGgtgagcagggagcagcagctcctctccTCCTTGCCCTCTGTTGCTTAAGTTTGCAGGGAGGCTGGTTCCTAGGGCCTGGGTGCGTTTGCGGATGGTGATAAAGGTGCGGTGTGTTTTTGGTTTTCTTTAGCTGCAGAGAAATCTCTCCTGCGAGACTCCTCCCCGGCCTCGGGCACGGACAGAGACTCCCCTGAGCCCCTGCTCAAGGCTGAGCCGGACCACAAGGAGCTTGACTCGAAAAGCCCCGACGAGATCATTCTGGAGGAGAGTGACTCGGAGGAGGTGAAGAAGGAGGAGAACGGGGAGGACTGGAAAGCCAGGGAGGACAGCCCGGAGAAGAAGCCCTGCCGAAAGAAGAAGACCCGCACTGTCTTCTCCCGGAGCCAGGTGTTCCAGCTGGAGTCCACCTTTGACATGAAGAGGTACCTGAGCAGCTCGGAGCGGGCCGGCTTGGCAGCATCTCTGCACCTGACAGAGACCCAGGTCAAGATCTGGTTTCAGAACAGAAGAAACAAGTGGAAAAGGCAGCTGGCCGCAGAGCTGGAGGCTGCCAATCTCAGCCACGCGGCCGCCCAGAGAATAGTGCGGGTGCCTATCCTCTACCATGAGAACTCCACCGCCGAGAACGGCAGCTCGGCTGCCAACGTGCCCGTCAGCCAGCCCCTCTTAACATTCCCTCACCCCGTCTACTACTCCCACCCTGTAGTCACATCAGTGCCACTCCTGCGACCCGTCTGAGAACTGACCCCATGCAGCTTCCTGGTGCgccagtggggagggggtggcttaaaaaataaataaatcaccaaACCTCTAGGTCAGGAGAGAGGCCCGAGGAAACGGAGCAGCTGTAAATGATCGGTAATTTTGTAAGTACTCCAATGATTTGTGCAATTCATCAAGCGAATATTTGATGCTCTTTTTTTAATGGGTGGTTGTTAGGAGAGGGGCGGGGGAAAACCCTAAAAATAAAACCAGAGTTGAAGTGGAAACTTGTAGAGAACACTAGAATTGTTACATCTTTTGTAAACGTGAACAAAATCTTGCGCTGATCTTTGTggctttagttttatttttgtaaacaaCAATCAATAAATGATCACGGTTTACTCCTCTATGTCTGCCAAATGCTAAcggaaaatggaatttctgttccTTCCCTTCTTTCTCAAACGTGTTAATCCTCGTGGTTCTGTTACAACTCAAAGACTCCACCAACCGTGGCTTTTAATTTAACCAGACCTTTGTACAAATTTGCCTGGTCACTTTCCCATGTTTTGTATCGTTAGGTTTCTGTGATGGGACTTTATAGCTCGAAAGAAATACAGCCAAAAAGAAAATGCGTAATTATATACACACTTTGGGTGAGCCTTATTTATTATCATTTGTTTAGATTTTAAAGCAATTGACTGTGGATTATTGTTGTCTTtggagggttttttctttttttttttttggtctttctttCAAATGGTATTTCAGCATTCAAAAAAACGTGtacccttttgttttcttttgtaaaacaaacaacacaaacaaaaaactattGTACTTTTGAACTGTGCAATATTGTATGAAAATTCTTAAAGCACTGCTTTTATTTTAATGGGTAGAAAAGGTGGTTTTTTTCCATTGTATAATTGCGTTCCTTTATGTagttaaaaaagaaagaaggaaagtgaAAAGAGAGAGATAGGAGGGGGAATAAACACTAGTCCTgctaaaataaagaaagaaagaaaagaggttCAGTGTGCTGAGCGCTTTAAGTGAAGGACAATCAATCTTTGAAAAAATGTTAACTTATTTGCTATTATGTACAGTTTTCTTGTAGAGTCCATGGGGTGTGTGGATTTTAATAGACTGAAATCAAGTGCTGTGTGGACGCCTCCATTCTCTCTGTCTTTCCTGCTGTCCGCTCACCTGTTGTAGGACAATTGTTTACTATCATCCCAAGGtggtttttttggtttcttttgtttttgttgccTCTCTAGTTCTGCCAGGAATCGGTCCTCTTTTTAAAACAACCAGTACTGTTATAACTGAATGTTgtggtggaaaaaaaataaataaaacccgtTCCTTATCATTTTAAAGTGTGGCTTTGGAAAATGAGACAGAACAGGTGTCTTTCAAACCGTCCCCATTTCCTCCTATtgttagacacacacacacactccctcccactGGCTCTCTCCGTCCAGGAACTGGTGAGACAGAGGGCGCATTGTTCTACTAAATGAACAACCACTTTGCTTACTCCTGTGTTGTTATCACGGGGAGGGGTTTTCGAATTTAGCTTTTATACAAATATTATCAGGCTCCGGGCTGCCTGCGCTATGAGCGGTCTGCCGCTCTTTATTGGCCTCGCAGGCGTATGGTAGATGGCAGGGTACCTCCAGGGGTCATAAAGCTTCCTAGAAAACAGAAGCGTGCCAGCTGCACCCGCTCCCTCTTTAACTTCAGCCCGGCAAGGTGTATTTCTGGCAGAGATGATGTATGTGACTGCTGGAACTGGAGGGGGGTTTGGAAACGTCATTCGAATCAAAGGGAGCTGCCCAGCGACACCTCCAGGGCCGGTTCCCTGGGGTTGAGCGGGACAATTCATAGCTAGCACCCCCCGGcagaggacattttccttccaaGGGCCAGCCTGGGGGGGCTTTGGTGCTTTTGACAAATATCCTGGGTCGCGGGACTAGATGCAAAGTTTCCCCGGTGGAATCAAAGCGGAGCGTTGCCCAGTGGCGAATCCTCTGCTCCCCTGAGCagcggctgggggtggggggagctcggGTTTcacacagggcagggggctgtgactggggcagccctgggatcCCTGCGCAGCTGGGCGACTGCGGGAGAGCCCCATTGCCCAGGCGGTGACACCCTGCAGCCATCGCAACGTCCACCGCCGCCAGCCCTTCCGCCTGGCTCCCACCTCCATGGACAGGGAGGCCAGGAGAGAAACTTGCGCTTTATTCTTGGCTTCTCCGAAATATCGGAGGCCAGACGCGCGCGCACCCCGCCCGgctcagcagcacctgccccCAGGGTGACTCCTGCAGTTGCAATGGTTGTAGCAAGGgagcatccccccaccccacacacacaccccgggggaGGTTATCGGCTCGGGAAGCGAGGGGGTGGCCGCCCGTGGCAggcagcggcggcagcagcagcccgggcgcTCGGTCGGGCAGCTTTCCTCTGCAAGCCGTGCTGATCCGCTCAAACTTCCGGCTTCAGCCACGCAGCCTTGCTGCGCATCCCAACTTCAGCACCGCTGGGCTGGGGTGCTCGGGCCCTTAGCCCGTTTGCCTGGGGGCAGCCCTGCGCTCCTTCCAGAGCAGCCTATTCCCCAGCGAGCAGAGCGAGCAGCTGCGCAAGCCAGagcgccccttcccctgggccaAGTGGAGGGGGCAGCCCTCCCTGGCGCTGGGGCACGGCCTCTCCGAAagcctctgctgtcagcaagttCTGCTTGTATTATAGTGCTTCCTCTGGAGAAGGTCACGTCTGAAGTTCACTCCTGAGGAACGGCCCCGAATGTTTCTCTTGAGGATTTTGCTTCATCTCCAGCGCTCGGTTGGCACCGCTTGCAtcgttattattattattagttcaGATTGGAGAGATAGGATCGTTTCCCGTTTATAGAAAACTGCCCCGAATCAATGTGTGTGTACAGTTAGGGCAGGATTTCGCAAAAGCCCCATTGTAAAGAGATAGTCGTTCATTTTCTTTGCGTTTGGGAGCAAAAGCCTGGCATGTGTCTtgaatgaaaaataaacaaattctCAGTCAAAATATGCTGTTCCGTGTGTCACCTACAAACAAAGTGATGCCTTTTGCTGTTTGCAATACTAACTTCGGGGCAAGTCCATAGCAGCCCATTAAAAAGCATGTTGTAATAGCAAATACATCCTGGGATTTTACAGCGCGATGGCACGATGTTATCAAATGCCAAGAAATACTTTATTTGTGGTCAGTGCCTAGAAAACGGTTATTGACTGACCCAGTTTTCCCTAAGTCGAGAAATGACTAGTTTGTTGCAAACACAGGTCGTCCTCTGTATTTCTTTTATCTCCTCAGATTCTACACCTGCTGCGTTCCTCACCACTCAAAGTGGAAGCATCGCTGTGGAGTTCATAAGAATATAATTGCAGCAATAAAATGACAGTCCTTGTCTAGCATGCACCAAAGCATCAAACAAGAAGGAATGAGTTTAGAAACACACAGGCCAAAACTCCTGaacaaaaacatgtaaaaaaGGACGACAGGTGCAGGTACATAACACTGCCTTTGCTTGCACCTTGTGGTTTAACCAGCTCCAAGTATaatcaaaaaacattttttcctttaCATTTTATACTTTAAATAAACCTTCCATTGAGTGAGACTAGCAATAACGTGCCAACACCTCATCTTTCAGGCGAGCAGCTTTGTCCTTTCATCGGAGCCTATTAACCAGATTAACCCGGCTCTGGGAGGATCTTCTGGTGTGGTTAGAACATGCTGCGAGTTTAACATTCGGGCGTTTGGAAATTCACACCACAATCTTTTAAAAGTAACGTCTACTCGTAAATTACATTTACTCCAACGTTAAGGGAAGCGATTACTTTAATCGCTCTTGCGATTGAGCAAAAACGATTCCTCGGTAACTTTTCCTGGTGGTTTTGAATAGTTGACAACGCTCTAGTAAAGTCCTACACTGATGATCTGCAAAATATACAATGGAGAAAGGCTCATGGGTAAACAAGAGGTAAAGCCCTCTTTGTTTTCGAAGCAGGGCCAAATTCCTAGAGAAAGCACGTCTCACCATTTGGCGGCGGTGGAAAGTTTCTTGGGAACTAAAAGTAAGTACTGCACTTTAAAGGGTTTAAAACAATCACTTTGCAAATAAACTGGCCAGTAGTAAGAGGCAGGACTGTTTGGTCTCAGGGTTTATGCAATTCAAAGAAAGTTGCTTCATTTCTTAATCTGTAGCAACTATATCACCACTTCTGTTTATTGCTGCAGCTGTGCTCTGCAAATCTGTGCCTTTGTTTGCAATTAAAGAGATACATAGTTCTTCATATCCACTGTTTTGAGCGTGGCCGAACAGAACTAGCTTTAGTGTTTGTATTAGAAACATACATGTATTTCTTTTATTTGGTAGTAAATAGAGACTTTCTGTGTATAGCAAACAGCAGAGAGAAAGATATAAACTTCTCAACCACCAGATTATTGGATTCAGAAGTCTTTTGCCTCTTGAGAATTGAAGCTGAGATTAGAATCCAGACCAGGCTGAGCAAGCGATTGATCGGTGCCCATCTCCAAGCAACTGTAGACTTCTATTGAAGAAGTTTAAGAGGTTGGTATTTTTTGCTGCAAATTGTGTAATGCATGCTATCTGGTAATAGGATGAAGATGCGGAGGTAAGAATGTTGAATCATATTACAGAGGAAGAGGCTGTAAAACAAATACACCTATTCTCAGCTCCGAGTGAACGATTCGTCTTTAAAATAATGGTGGGGGATACATGGTGTTTTTTTCAAATATGCTGCAAGTGTCTCTGTAATAATCACTTTACTCTATCGACTTAGTATAGTGCGCAAACGGAATGAGAAGACCATTAAGAGCATTAACAGATTGGTACAGCATAATGCTTCAGTTCATATTGATCGTGAAACGTCTGTAAAATATTGTTTCAAATGAATCTATTGTTCATGTGCTCTTTCGTCAGCGTTGATGACCTTGGTTTGTTCTCAAACATCCAAATTATCCTTTCATGGCTCCAATCTGATTAGCAACTTTGCAAAACAGCAGTAGGGGTCAGGACGGACGGAAAATAACAGGAGCCGTGTATCCTGCCAAACAATATTCCTTGGCTGTTTTTAGATTAATTGATTCATATTTGGAGCAGCTTCTGAAACAGCACTTAGTTAATGTGATCATTTCAATCCTCTacggtttttttcttcttctttgcacTGCCCGTAACATTGCGCTTTGCTGCATTATAGCACAAAGTCCTGCATTTCAGAATAAATCTCTACCATCTCGCGCTCTCTTTAAAATACACACCCACATCTGCATCCTTTCACAGTACGGTCAGGACACCTTACATCAATAGCATTTAATAAAAGGCGTGGTTAAGAGAATATAACATAGCATCCACATATATAACAGAATAATAAGGGATAGAAGTTAGACAAGTAGGAGGAGATATAAAAAACAGTAAAATACACATGTTCTGATTTGCTTTTCACCTGCTTGTGTGAAAAGGATATTGACTAATCTAATAATTGCAGTCCGGGAATATATCCGTCCCCCTTAGTGAATAGTTTAAGTTATGCCTGTAAGTATCATTGATCATTGCTTTGTAGACATGTGCCTGCAAGTTACATAATTGGGAGGCAAAACGAGTTCTGTGGATATTAAGAACAAGAAAAGAGTACGGgtccaaatcctgcagtcctcactCACGCAAAACTCCCCACTGAGTTTGGCCTCAGTAGGTATTCAGAATTGCGGGCTTCTGCCCCCGGTGCATAGGGAGCGCTGCAAGCCTGTGGCTTCCAGGGTGAAAGCCACACATTTCGAGGTAAAGGGGGGACGGTGGGGTTACGCTGGACCTTCTCTGACTGTTACGGGTTATTCATGCATATTTCAAAGTCCAAATCAACCAATCGCAAGTTTGCCTCTTTCCCAACATAAGCCACTTTAGCTCTGATTTAGACTGCCTTGGCTGTAGTCTTTATAGTGATAAAAGGGGGTAAAGGGGAATATTTGTTTTATTGACTGCTCACTTTCCCCCACATCACATGTGTGACGCCAGATATATAGGCAGGTGCCATCCTCCAGGCATTCCCGCTGCCTTTGAAAGCAGCAATTTGATGGGACTAAAAACTCCGCTTCTCTAAGGTTTGGTCACCTGGTCTTGCCTCTCCTGAGctctaatattttaaataaatataaagaatCTCTTGCTCTCCTAAGCTCTATTCGCTTTCATGATGGAGTGGAACCATCAGATTTTCATCAAAGTTCTATTAAGTGAAACATAGGTTGCAGGGCACCCTCTGATTGAAACAGTTTaaattttaattgtgtttttaaTTTGACATATAGTTGCAGAAAGGAATGACACTACAACGCCAAGGGGCGGTCGATTTTCTTAATTTCTCCCAGAGGAATTGATGAGTCTATCAGGCCACTAGATTGGAAACACATTAAAGCTCTCTGGTTAGGTTGTTAATTGGAACTTGATGGATAGGGGCCCTTGGATAGGCTATGCTGATCCAATCTTCATGACTTTCTGTTTTCCAATAAATTACACAATTCATTTTCCAGCCACAGATTACATAAATTGTACACCTCTAGGGCTCTCTTTTTCAAATAGGGAGCCCTTTTCCCCAAAAGCCTATTGCGAGATGTCATTTGCACCAAGAAACGAGCAGCAGAGGCTCTTGAATGAAAATCGAAACATAATCAACGTTTATACTTAGAAAATTTATTGAGATCATTTTCTCTGGTATTTCCTTATTTTAAAGTTTGGACGCGCCATATATCATAATCCACACGTGTAAAGGGGACTGTGTTTAATATTTATCGAAGCTTGATTCCAAGATCAAACTTGTTTATGACTTCATCTGTCATTTCAGAGGGAGCCTTCTTCCAATATTACAGCAGCTCAACAAGCCTATTTTCCAACTGCTGCAAAAGCAGTGGAGATCAATTTTtattaggctcctttgaaagcTTGCTCGGGGCCACTTTAATACTGAGCAGTCTAATAATCTGGAGAGCTAAACTTTAAGCGTTCATTCTGTCTTGGAAAGTTTATCTCACTGTAACACTGGAACGTATTTACCCTCTCACACATGCAGGCGCTGAGTTGCATCCCAGACTGCGTGGAAACGTGAACATCCGAAACACACAGAACTCGGAAAAGACACAGAGGTGCAGATTCTATTTCACATTTCTCCCCAATACAATCGCCAGCTTCTGCGCTGCTAAATATTTGATCATATGGTAATGAAAGGGTAGTTGGGATGCTCCCACCACCTGAAAGGGAAGTCCAAGAGCCCCAGACAATCTACGTGGATAATGTCAAAGCAGCTAATTCCATAACACCGGAGTGGTATTGATAAATATTTCCAGAAGTAAAACGGACAACAAACGTAATATTTTAGCTTATCTTTCTCCTGACAGATGTGGTCATTTAACAAGTTGAAACTGAAATGGGCGTATAAAATCTGCCCATTTAGCTATGACAGGGCAGATTTCACGCCCTGTCTGCACCGGTTGTAAATTCTGTTCCAACTCTGCTCCAGTCAGAAGTCCCAATATATCACCGTTTCACAGTGGACTCTGCCCTATGCGAGCATATGCCTCGCTTtaactccggggggggggggggttgaaatgACAGCGCTGTGTGTTTTTTCACTCCCCAGAAGCCGATAAGGCGGTGGAACAATAGGATCTGCTATGATGCCCTTCATTATCCTCTCAGCCTGAAAAGTCCCTTGATTTTCAAATGATCCGAGTATTATTTCCACCCACTCCCACCCTCTTTCCTAAGTGGGTTTGATTTGGGGACAACAGCCCTTCTACTATATCTGTTTCTCAAAAATCCGGGGGACACTTAGGGACAGTCCCTCGCCAACAGCAGGAGCAAACTGTACAGTTAATAGATTTGGAATTTAAAAggggcatttaaaaataaaaggttcCTTTTTGTAACAGCAGAGTGGAGAGTGTATTGGTTAACACTTAGTCCTGTATGAGGCAAAGAGCCTTTCCAAAATCACAGCCAGTGGCTCTGAAAGTCACAGAGGCAGCAGAACTGGTCGGATCTTTCTGCCGCTTGGTGCAGGGGGAACTTCCTTGTATTGCAGTCTTGTAAAGGTGTCTGGCTGGTCGCAATAGGGGAAGGCGAGTAGCAGGGTCCCTCCCTTGCCCAGTAGACCCTGGCAATGGTTTATTGCAGGTGCTACCAAGGGAGATTCGAGCGTCCCCAGGGTTTGACTGGTGTTAACAGAGCTCCCTGGGAGGCCCTATTGACTCTCCTTCTCATCCCCAACTCCTCCAGGCCTCCAGAGTCAagcctagggcctgattctgcccctgTTTAAGTCAGTAAGGCAAACTCTGGCTGTTCTTAATGAGAGAGGGATCAGACCTAggagttcccccctcccctttcggTGCTGGGCTTTACAGAGTCATTGtgttccccttccccagccccccgcctGCTTTCATCCCTGTCTGCTCCAGCCCCCCGCTACTTTCTCTGCTAGAGTGGAGAAAAGGAAACCGTTTGAACAGGATGTATGTAACGATTCTTTCTCGCAACACGCTCCCGTATGTACGGTACGACTTGAGATTTTAGAAATAACGATTTTCTCTGTACTACACGCGTTCTTTCCCTTTCCGTCCGACACCCCGCTTTTAGAACCGAATGGCTTCGGGGCTTGGGATCGTGTCAACACCAACAGCCAATTTGCCCACCTTTGTAGGACGACAGGCTGGCGAGTGTGTTAGGTAACTTCAGGGAAAGTTG containing:
- the HMX3 gene encoding homeobox protein HMX3, coding for MPETGQEPPSSQPPPPPPKESPFSIKNLLNGDHHKAPPKQPRALFAPAAKGALDGAGFALSQVGDLAFPRFEIPAQRFALQAHYLERSPASWWYPYALTAAGGHLPRPEAAEKSLLRDSSPASGTDRDSPEPLLKAEPDHKELDSKSPDEIILEESDSEEVKKEENGEDWKAREDSPEKKPCRKKKTRTVFSRSQVFQLESTFDMKRYLSSSERAGLAASLHLTETQVKIWFQNRRNKWKRQLAAELEAANLSHAAAQRIVRVPILYHENSTAENGSSAANVPVSQPLLTFPHPVYYSHPVVTSVPLLRPV